CCTTCTGATGATGGAGGATAAATTTCAAAAAGGTGCGTTTGACATCCATCCCCATCGCGGTATAGAAACCGTAACTTATGTTATTGAAGGGGCTATTGAACATTTCGATAGTCATTCCGGTGAAGGAGGCGTGTTAGGGCCAGGAGATGTTCAATGGATGACAGCAGGCAGCGGTGTCGTTCATAACGAAGTGCCATCAGAAGGAATAACTGCCCATTCGCTGCAGCTGTGGATCAATCTGCCCAGCGGGAAGAAAATGACAGCGCCTAGATATCAAAATCTTAAAGGCAGTGAAGTTCCTGTCAGAGAGGAAGATGGCGTTATTTTTAAAGTCTTCTCCGGATCCTCAAAGGGGGTTGTATCTCCTGCCTTAAATCATGTGCCTGTAACGATGGTTGAAGCTAACATGAAAAAAGGAGCGGAAGCCTCGCAAGATCTGCCTGGAAGCTACAAGGGCTTCATCTATATTATAGAAGGCAGCGGGGTTTTTGGAGAAAATGAAGCATATGCAGCAAAAGGCCAGGTTCTTGAATTGGGAGATGGCGGGGACGCTGGAAGCGAAATTTTCATCAAAGCCGAAGAGCCTTTGCGCTTTTTACTATATGCAGGCGAGCCAGTCAAAGAACAGGTTGTTGCCCGTGGACCGTTTGTTATGAACACGGAAGAAGAAATACGAACCGCATATAAGGAGTATATGGAAGGTACCTTTCTAAAATAAGAAGAGGGTGAGGAGCAATCATATGGTTGCTCTTTTTTTGCCGGGAGTATTGGTTTTCAGAAACATTACCTGTATTTTAGAGAAGTACTAATCAAATCCAAATAAGGAGTTGGCCTATAATGTATGAAGTTAAAACCAAAGAGAACGATAACAGTGTATTTGAATTCATAGAAAAAGTTGAGAGTCCTAAAAAGAGGGAGGATGCATATAGGCTGCTGGATATCTTTACAGAAACGACAGGCTATCAGGCAAAAATGTGGGGACCAAGCATCATTGGCTTTGGTTCGTATCATTATAAATATGCAACTGGTCATGAAGGGGATGCACCACTTGTTGGCTTTTCGCCAAGAAAGGCAAAAATTAGCCTTTATTTTGCACCCGGGGATAGAAAAAGAGATGAATTGCTTGAAAGGTTTGGGAAACATACCACCGGAAAAGCTTGTGTTTACATAAATAAGATTGCAGATATCGATGTAGAAGTGCTAAAGGAATTAATTGTTCAATCAATTGATTTTTTAAGAGAGACTTACCCGGAGTAATAGGAAGTCCAGTATGTAAATACTCTCGGATCCATGAGGCAGAAACACTTATTCATCCGCCCGGAGATCTGGTGTTATTTACCAGGTTACTTGACTCTCAGAATGATATATTTTTTAATTAAGTATATCATTTTGAAGGTGAGCCTATGAAGCCAAGTCTAACACCCATCGAGCCGGCAGCAAGACACGGAAGAAAAAATTATATGTCTCCATTAATAAAAAGTTTGTACTCAGCCACCTCTCTTCAGCAGTATGGCTGACTTTTTCTATATATCTATCGCTGCCATGGCTGAAGGACTTATCGGAAATTGTCACACTCCCGATCAGTATTCTTATTATTGGCGGTATTGCCTATTTACCTGGCTATATGAATGCCTTTCTGGTGATGAGCCTGCTTTTGGACAGGCAGCCTTCATTTAAAAATCCGGATCCTGATAAGGAAGTGACATTGCTGGTAGCTGCCTTCAATGAAGAGAATACAATCTTTCAGACGTTAAGCTATGTGGCAAGCCAGGATTATAAAGGCAAAATTAAAGCTATTGTCATAGACAATCGTTCTTCAGACAATACCTATTGTGAATTAGTAAGGGCTCAAAAGAGCTTAACCTTGAAATCAAGGTTTTAAAGGAATCTAAGCCGGGAAAATTCCATGCGTTAAACAAAGGGCTGCAGCATGTGACAACAGAGTATGTTATCTCGCTTGATGCCGATACCCTGCTTCATCCTTCAGCGGTCCGCTTTTTAGTGGCACGCATGGAAAGCAGTCCTGAAGAAGTGTGTGCCGTAGCAGGCTCCATGCTTGTGCGCAATAGCCGTGAAAACCTATTGACTAAAATACAGGAGTGGGATTATTATCTGGGGATTGCTTCAATAAAGAGGCTGCAGGGGTTATATCAGGGAACACTGGTTGCTCAAGGGGCCTTCAGTTTGTACAAAACAAATTCCGTCCGCCAGGTAAATGGCTGGCCCGATGCCATTGGCGAAGATATTGTCTTGACATGGAGACTTCTTCAGAAAGAATGGAAAGTGTATTTTGAGCCGCTGGCTGCAGCATTTACGGATGTTCCTTCCAATCTATCACACTTTGCAAAGCAAAGGTCCAGGTGGGCAAGGGGAATGATTGAAGGCCTGAATGAAATTAAACCATGGAATCAGCCCCAAATTTACACAAAATACTTAACGGGCGTTAACCTTGTTATGCCATATCTGGACATGGTGTATACTTTCTTCTGGATCCCTGGATTAATACTGGCATTCTTCGGTTATTTCTGGATAGTTGGTCCAATGACCTTATTTGTCCTGCCGCTTACAATTCTAAGTTACGGTATCTTATATATGTATCAAAAGCATTATGTTTTTAAAAATCTTAATTTGAAAGTAAGAAAAAATATATTAGGTTTTTTTGCATTTATCCTTTTTTATCAAATGATTATGTCGCCCATATCTGTATGGGGATACTTTCAGGAACTTTTCAAGTTAAAGCGTGTCTGGGATTGATCTTCGCTGTGGCAAGTAGCGGAGGTTTTTTTGATTTTTTTAATGCACATTTTCCTCAATCATTCTTATAATATTGAAGAAAAAGAATTGCGGAGTCATTTTTATTGCTTTTGGTTTGCGTTGGAGATAAAATGTTTACCAAAGTAAACTTTTTAAGTTAGGCGCATATACTTTTAGTAATCTAGGATATATATTTTTTTAACGCAAAAGTTGCCCCAGTGAAACTTTTTGGCAACAGTGAAAAAGGAGAGAGTGAAATGTCGCAGGAAGTATTATTTGCATTAGGTCTCACATTGTTTGCCGGCTTAGCGACAGGTATTGGCAGTTTAATGGCTTTTTTTACTTCTAGAACGAATACGAAGTTTTTATCATTGGCACTTGGATTTTCGGCAGGTGTAATGATTTATGTCTCCATGATTGAAATATTTGTAAAAGCAAAAGATGCACTTGTAGGAGCATTAGGTCAAGTAAACGGCAATTGGGCAACAGTTGGAGGTTTTTTTGGGGGGATAGTCCTTATTGCACTAATAGATCGGTTTATTCCTAAAAAGGATAACCCGCATGAAGTAAGAACAGTTGAAGAGATGAATGATGCAGGCAAGGTTGTCGAAGATCCGGCCCTCTTAAAAATGGGGACCTTTGCCGCTTTGGCGATTGCGATTCATAACTTCCCGGAAGGAATTGCAACTTTTACATCTGCACTTCAGGACCCATCGCTTGGAATCGCCATTGCGGCGGCTATCGCGATCCATAATATCCCAGAGGGGATTGCTGTCTCAGTTCC
This window of the Cytobacillus pseudoceanisediminis genome carries:
- a CDS encoding pirin family protein, with product MENEEITKREIASIRKVYLQEHSPIHAAGPVIEPGNWEKFDPFLLMMEDKFQKGAFDIHPHRGIETVTYVIEGAIEHFDSHSGEGGVLGPGDVQWMTAGSGVVHNEVPSEGITAHSLQLWINLPSGKKMTAPRYQNLKGSEVPVREEDGVIFKVFSGSSKGVVSPALNHVPVTMVEANMKKGAEASQDLPGSYKGFIYIIEGSGVFGENEAYAAKGQVLELGDGGDAGSEIFIKAEEPLRFLLYAGEPVKEQVVARGPFVMNTEEEIRTAYKEYMEGTFLK
- a CDS encoding DUF1801 domain-containing protein; amino-acid sequence: MYEVKTKENDNSVFEFIEKVESPKKREDAYRLLDIFTETTGYQAKMWGPSIIGFGSYHYKYATGHEGDAPLVGFSPRKAKISLYFAPGDRKRDELLERFGKHTTGKACVYINKIADIDVEVLKELIVQSIDFLRETYPE
- a CDS encoding glycosyltransferase, which codes for MMSLLLDRQPSFKNPDPDKEVTLLVAAFNEENTIFQTLSYVASQDYKGKIKAIVIDNRSSDNTYCELVRAQKSLTLKSRF
- a CDS encoding glycosyltransferase family 2 protein gives rise to the protein MKVLKESKPGKFHALNKGLQHVTTEYVISLDADTLLHPSAVRFLVARMESSPEEVCAVAGSMLVRNSRENLLTKIQEWDYYLGIASIKRLQGLYQGTLVAQGAFSLYKTNSVRQVNGWPDAIGEDIVLTWRLLQKEWKVYFEPLAAAFTDVPSNLSHFAKQRSRWARGMIEGLNEIKPWNQPQIYTKYLTGVNLVMPYLDMVYTFFWIPGLILAFFGYFWIVGPMTLFVLPLTILSYGILYMYQKHYVFKNLNLKVRKNILGFFAFILFYQMIMSPISVWGYFQELFKLKRVWD
- the zupT gene encoding zinc transporter ZupT, with the translated sequence MSQEVLFALGLTLFAGLATGIGSLMAFFTSRTNTKFLSLALGFSAGVMIYVSMIEIFVKAKDALVGALGQVNGNWATVGGFFGGIVLIALIDRFIPKKDNPHEVRTVEEMNDAGKVVEDPALLKMGTFAALAIAIHNFPEGIATFTSALQDPSLGIAIAAAIAIHNIPEGIAVSVPVYYATGSKKKAFKLSFLSGLSEPIGAFVAYLILMPYLNDVMFGVIFAAVAGIMVFISLDELLPAAKKYDEAHTSIYGLVAGMAVMALSLLLFL